In a single window of the Pantoea alfalfae genome:
- a CDS encoding maltoporin: protein MLTLRKLPIAVAVAVGTLSAPTMAVDFTGYARSGIGWTGSGGEQQCFQATGAQSKYRLGNECETYAELKLGQEVWKEGDKSFYFDTNVAYSVAQQNDWEATSPAFREANVKGKNLIDALPGSTIWAGKRFYQRHDVHMIDFYYWDISGPGAGLEDVDLGFGKLSFAATRSSEAGGSYTFSSDRIRDFATSTANDVFDVRLAGLETNTDGVLELGVDYGRANVRDDYRLEDGASKDGWMFTAEHTQSMLKGYNKFVLQYATDALTSQGKGVPQGTSLNNNGDMYRILDHGAISLAERWDLMYVAMYQNIDLDNNRGTEWYTVGVRPMYKWTPIMSTLLELGYDNVKSQQANERNGQYKVTLAQQWQAGDSIWSRPALRLFATYAKWDEKWGYNKDNSGDLTTFASADTSGNGILTNSRGNNDEVTFGAQMEIWW, encoded by the coding sequence ATGTTAACTCTGCGCAAACTTCCCATTGCCGTTGCCGTCGCGGTGGGCACCCTCTCCGCCCCGACGATGGCGGTTGATTTTACCGGTTACGCCCGTTCCGGCATTGGCTGGACCGGCAGCGGTGGCGAGCAGCAATGTTTTCAGGCGACCGGCGCTCAAAGTAAGTACCGTCTGGGTAACGAGTGTGAAACCTACGCCGAACTGAAATTAGGCCAGGAAGTGTGGAAAGAGGGCGACAAAAGCTTCTATTTCGACACCAACGTGGCTTACTCCGTGGCACAGCAGAATGACTGGGAAGCGACATCCCCCGCTTTCCGCGAAGCCAACGTCAAAGGTAAAAACCTGATTGATGCGCTGCCAGGTTCAACCATCTGGGCCGGTAAGCGGTTCTATCAGCGTCACGACGTTCATATGATCGACTTCTACTACTGGGATATCTCCGGTCCGGGCGCGGGTCTGGAAGATGTCGATTTGGGCTTTGGTAAGCTCTCTTTCGCGGCAACCCGTTCGTCTGAAGCCGGCGGCTCTTATACCTTCTCCAGCGATCGTATCCGTGACTTCGCCACCAGCACTGCCAACGACGTGTTTGATGTGCGTCTGGCCGGTCTGGAAACTAATACGGATGGCGTGCTGGAACTGGGTGTCGATTACGGTCGTGCCAATGTCCGTGACGACTACCGTCTGGAGGATGGCGCGTCGAAAGATGGCTGGATGTTCACGGCTGAACATACCCAGAGCATGCTGAAGGGTTACAACAAGTTCGTGCTGCAGTACGCCACTGATGCGCTGACCTCGCAGGGCAAAGGCGTGCCGCAGGGTACCAGTCTGAATAACAATGGTGACATGTATCGTATTCTCGATCACGGCGCGATCTCGCTGGCGGAACGCTGGGACCTGATGTACGTCGCCATGTATCAGAACATCGATCTGGACAACAACCGCGGCACCGAGTGGTACACCGTGGGTGTGCGCCCGATGTACAAATGGACGCCGATTATGAGCACGTTGCTGGAACTGGGCTACGACAACGTCAAATCGCAGCAGGCTAACGAGCGCAACGGCCAGTACAAAGTGACGCTGGCGCAGCAGTGGCAGGCGGGCGACAGCATCTGGTCTCGTCCGGCACTGCGTCTGTTCGCGACCTACGCCAAATGGGATGAAAAGTGGGGTTACAACAAAGATAACTCAGGCGATCTCACCACCTTCGCCTCTGCGGACACCAGCGGCAACGGCATCCTGACTAACAGCCGTGGCAACAACGACGAAGTCACCTTCGGCGCGCAGATGGAAATCTGGTGGTAA
- the malK gene encoding maltose/maltodextrin ABC transporter ATP-binding protein MalK, with protein MASVVLRNVTKAWGDTVVSKDIDLTIREGEFVVFVGPSGCGKSTLLRMIAGLETITSGELLIGDRRMNEVPPAERGIGMVFQSYALYPHLSVAENMSFGLKLAGVKKAEIHQRVNQVAEILQLAHLLDRRPKALSGGQRQRVAIGRTLVAEPRVFLLDEPLSNLDAALRVQMRIEISRLHKRLKRTMIYVTHDQIEAMTLADKIVVLDAGRIAQVGRPLELYHYPANRFVAGFIGSPKMNFLPVKVTATAIDQVQVRLPNQQLVWLPVDSAGVQVGSNMSLGIRPEHLLSSDIADVTLEGEVQVVEQLGHETQIHIEIPAIRQNLVYRQEDVVLVKEGAILGIGLPPERCHLFREDGSACRRLYQEPGV; from the coding sequence ATGGCGAGCGTTGTGCTACGCAATGTCACAAAAGCCTGGGGCGATACGGTGGTGTCGAAAGATATTGATCTCACTATTCGTGAAGGGGAATTTGTTGTTTTCGTCGGCCCGTCGGGCTGTGGCAAATCGACGCTGCTGCGCATGATTGCCGGACTGGAAACCATCACCAGCGGCGAACTGTTGATCGGCGACCGGCGCATGAATGAGGTGCCGCCCGCCGAACGTGGCATCGGCATGGTGTTTCAGTCTTATGCGCTCTATCCCCACCTGTCGGTGGCGGAGAATATGTCGTTTGGCCTGAAGCTGGCCGGGGTGAAAAAAGCGGAGATCCATCAGCGCGTCAATCAGGTGGCAGAGATTCTGCAACTGGCGCACCTGCTCGATCGCCGGCCTAAAGCCCTCTCTGGCGGTCAGCGTCAGCGCGTGGCGATTGGCCGCACGCTGGTGGCGGAGCCGCGCGTCTTTCTGCTGGATGAACCGCTGTCGAACCTCGACGCGGCGCTGCGCGTCCAGATGCGCATTGAGATCTCCCGTCTGCATAAGCGCCTGAAGCGCACCATGATTTACGTCACCCACGATCAGATCGAAGCGATGACGCTGGCAGACAAGATCGTGGTGCTGGATGCCGGGCGCATTGCGCAGGTCGGCAGGCCGCTTGAGTTATATCACTATCCCGCCAACCGCTTTGTCGCCGGGTTTATTGGCTCACCCAAAATGAATTTCCTGCCGGTCAAAGTGACCGCCACCGCCATTGATCAGGTCCAGGTGCGGCTGCCGAATCAGCAGCTGGTCTGGCTGCCGGTGGACAGTGCTGGCGTCCAGGTCGGCAGCAATATGTCACTGGGTATTCGCCCGGAACATCTGCTCTCCAGCGATATCGCCGACGTCACCCTGGAAGGGGAAGTGCAGGTGGTGGAACAGCTGGGGCATGAAACACAGATTCACATCGAGATTCCCGCTATCCGTCAGAACCTGGTCTACCGCCAGGAGGACGTCGTGCTGGTAAAAGAGGGCGCCATCCTCGGTATTGGCCTGCCGCCCGAGCGTTGTCACCTGTTCCGCGAGGACGGGAGCGCGTGCCGCAGGCTGTATCAGGAGCCGGGTGTATAG
- the malE gene encoding maltose/maltodextrin ABC transporter substrate-binding protein MalE, translating to MTMKTGARILALSALSAVLFSASAMAKIEEGKLVIWINGDKGYNGLAEVGKKFEQETGIKVTVEHPDKMEEKYPQVAATGDGPDIIFWAHDRFGGYAQSGLLAEVTPDASFREKIFPFTWDAVRFDGKLIGYPISVESLSLIYNKKLLPTPPKTWEEMAALDKQLRAKGKSAMMFNLQEPYFTWPLLAAGGAYAFKLSDGHYDVKDVGVDNAGAKAGMQFLVDQVKAKTLNADTDYSIAEAAFNKGETAMTINGPWAWGNLDKSGIDYGVTELPALKGKPSKAFVGVLSAGINAASPNKELAKEFLENYLLTDSGLETVNKDKPLGAVALKSYQQTLEKDPRIAATMSNAKQGDIMPNIPQMAAFWYAMRTATLNALGGRQSVDAALKDAQARLKK from the coding sequence ATGACGATGAAAACCGGAGCACGAATTCTGGCCCTTTCTGCCCTCTCTGCTGTGCTCTTTTCAGCAAGCGCGATGGCAAAAATCGAGGAAGGTAAACTGGTCATCTGGATCAACGGTGACAAGGGGTATAACGGCCTTGCCGAAGTGGGTAAGAAATTTGAGCAGGAGACCGGTATCAAAGTCACGGTCGAACATCCTGACAAAATGGAAGAGAAGTATCCGCAGGTCGCGGCGACCGGCGATGGCCCGGACATTATCTTCTGGGCGCATGACCGTTTTGGCGGCTACGCGCAGTCGGGCCTGCTGGCTGAGGTGACACCGGATGCCAGCTTCCGCGAAAAAATCTTCCCTTTCACCTGGGACGCGGTGCGCTTTGACGGCAAGCTGATCGGCTATCCGATTTCAGTGGAGTCGCTGTCACTGATCTACAACAAAAAGCTGCTGCCAACTCCGCCAAAAACCTGGGAAGAGATGGCCGCGCTCGACAAGCAACTGCGCGCCAAAGGCAAAAGTGCCATGATGTTTAACCTGCAGGAGCCTTACTTCACCTGGCCGTTGCTGGCCGCTGGCGGAGCTTACGCCTTTAAGCTGAGCGATGGGCACTATGATGTGAAGGATGTCGGCGTCGATAACGCCGGGGCGAAAGCGGGCATGCAGTTCCTGGTCGATCAGGTCAAAGCCAAAACGCTGAATGCGGATACCGATTACTCCATTGCCGAAGCCGCCTTCAACAAAGGTGAGACTGCCATGACCATCAATGGTCCGTGGGCATGGGGCAATCTGGATAAGAGCGGCATCGACTATGGCGTCACAGAATTGCCTGCCTTGAAGGGAAAACCGTCTAAAGCCTTTGTCGGCGTACTGAGCGCCGGGATCAATGCCGCCAGTCCAAACAAGGAACTGGCGAAGGAATTCCTGGAGAACTATCTGCTGACCGATTCCGGACTGGAAACGGTCAACAAAGACAAGCCGCTGGGTGCCGTGGCGCTGAAATCTTATCAGCAGACGCTGGAGAAAGATCCACGTATCGCCGCCACCATGAGCAACGCGAAACAGGGCGACATCATGCCGAACATCCCGCAGATGGCGGCCTTCTGGTACGCGATGCGCACAGCGACCCTGAATGCGCTGGGCGGTCGTCAGAGCGTTGACGCCGCACTAAAAGATGCCCAGGCCCGTCTGAAGAAGTAA
- the malF gene encoding maltose ABC transporter permease MalF: protein MSGKPKTRSLLLKSVLIALCCLLVGYLLVLMYAQGEYLFALLTLILSATGLWIFANRRAYAWRYVYPGVAGMALFVLFPLACTIAIAFTNYSSSNQLTFERAQQVLLGRTFQSGEAVNFSLFPAGDRWQLVLNDGKDNFVSPPFTFGADQTLKMAPAALPAAERATFRVITTHRQALSQIRAELPDGRQLRMSSLRQYSGTQPLYRVGAQDELINQQSGTHYRANPQTGFYQAINADDNWGNETLSPGFTVNTGWKNFVRVFTDEGIQKPFLAIFGWTLLFSLITVVLTVAVGMVLACLVQWEALRGKAVYRVMLILPYAVPAFISILIFKGLFNQSFGEINVMLSALFGVKPAWFSDPTLARTMLIIVNTWLGYPYMMILCMGLLKAIPDDLYEASAMDGAGPLQNFFLITLPLLLKPLMPLMIASFAFNFNNFVLVQLLTNGGPDRLGTTTPAGYTDLLVNYTWRIAFEGGGGQDFGLAAAIATLIFLLVGALAVINLKASRMKFD from the coding sequence ATGTCAGGAAAACCGAAAACGCGCAGTCTGCTGCTGAAAAGCGTTCTCATCGCGCTCTGCTGTCTGCTGGTCGGCTATCTGCTGGTGCTGATGTACGCGCAGGGCGAATATCTTTTTGCGCTGCTGACGCTGATCCTCAGCGCGACCGGACTGTGGATTTTTGCCAACCGTCGCGCCTATGCGTGGCGCTATGTCTATCCTGGTGTCGCCGGAATGGCGCTGTTTGTGTTGTTCCCCCTCGCCTGCACTATCGCCATCGCTTTTACCAACTACAGCAGCAGTAACCAGCTTACCTTTGAGCGGGCGCAGCAGGTGCTGCTGGGCCGCACGTTCCAGTCGGGTGAGGCGGTGAATTTTTCACTCTTCCCGGCGGGTGATCGCTGGCAGCTGGTGCTGAACGATGGCAAAGATAATTTTGTCTCCCCTCCCTTTACATTTGGCGCAGATCAGACGCTGAAAATGGCTCCCGCGGCACTCCCTGCAGCCGAACGTGCCACCTTCAGGGTGATCACCACCCACCGTCAGGCGCTGAGCCAGATCCGCGCCGAGCTGCCGGATGGCCGTCAGCTGCGGATGAGTTCGCTGCGTCAGTACTCTGGTACCCAGCCGCTTTATCGGGTTGGCGCGCAGGATGAGCTGATTAATCAGCAGAGCGGCACGCATTACCGCGCCAATCCGCAGACCGGTTTTTATCAGGCCATCAACGCAGACGATAACTGGGGCAACGAAACCCTGAGTCCCGGCTTTACCGTGAATACCGGCTGGAAAAACTTCGTACGGGTCTTTACCGATGAAGGGATTCAGAAGCCGTTCCTGGCGATATTTGGCTGGACGCTGCTCTTCTCGCTGATCACAGTGGTGCTGACCGTGGCTGTGGGCATGGTGCTGGCCTGTCTGGTGCAGTGGGAAGCGCTGCGCGGCAAAGCGGTCTATCGGGTGATGCTGATTCTTCCCTATGCCGTGCCGGCCTTTATCTCGATCCTGATTTTCAAGGGGCTGTTTAACCAGAGCTTTGGCGAGATCAACGTGATGCTGAGCGCGCTGTTTGGTGTAAAACCCGCCTGGTTCAGCGATCCGACGCTGGCACGCACCATGCTGATTATCGTCAACACCTGGCTCGGCTATCCCTACATGATGATCCTCTGCATGGGGCTGCTGAAAGCCATTCCCGACGACCTCTATGAAGCCTCGGCGATGGACGGTGCCGGCCCGCTACAGAACTTCTTCCTGATTACGCTGCCGCTGCTGCTGAAACCGCTGATGCCGCTGATGATTGCCAGCTTTGCCTTTAACTTTAATAACTTTGTGCTGGTGCAGCTGCTGACCAACGGCGGGCCGGATCGCCTGGGCACTACCACACCAGCCGGTTATACCGACCTGCTGGTGAACTACACCTGGCGTATCGCCTTTGAAGGCGGTGGCGGGCAGGACTTTGGTCTGGCGGCCGCCATTGCCACGCTGATCTTCCTGCTGGTGGGTGCGCTGGCGGTGATTAACCTTAAAGCCTCGCGGATGAAATTCGATTAA
- the malG gene encoding maltose ABC transporter permease MalG encodes MAMVQPKSQRLRLLTTHLLLLLFIAAILFPLLMVIAISLRAGNFATGSLIPEQISWEHWRLALGFSVEHADGRVTPPPFPVLLWLWNSIKIAAISALGIVALSTTCAYAFARMRFTGRASLLKGMLIFQMFPAVLSLVALYALFDRLGQYLPFIGLNTHGGVIFAYLGGIALHVWTIKGYFETIDGSLEEAAALDGATPWQAFRLVLLPLSVPILAVVFILAFIAAVTEVPVASLLLRDVNSYTLAVGMQQYLNPQNYLWGDFAAAAVLSAIPITLVFLLAQRWLVSGLTAGGVKG; translated from the coding sequence ATGGCTATGGTACAACCCAAATCGCAACGGCTGCGTCTGCTGACCACGCATCTGCTGCTGCTGTTATTTATTGCCGCGATTCTGTTTCCGCTGCTGATGGTGATCGCGATTTCCCTGCGAGCCGGTAACTTTGCCACCGGCAGCCTGATCCCGGAGCAGATTTCCTGGGAGCACTGGCGGCTGGCGCTGGGCTTTAGCGTTGAACATGCCGACGGACGGGTTACACCGCCGCCCTTCCCGGTGCTGCTGTGGTTATGGAATTCGATCAAGATTGCGGCAATCAGCGCGCTGGGCATCGTGGCGCTCTCCACCACCTGCGCCTATGCGTTTGCCCGTATGCGCTTTACCGGTCGCGCCAGCCTGCTGAAAGGGATGCTGATTTTCCAGATGTTCCCGGCGGTGCTGTCGCTGGTAGCGCTCTATGCGCTGTTTGATCGTCTCGGCCAGTATCTGCCCTTTATCGGGCTGAATACCCACGGTGGAGTGATCTTCGCCTATCTGGGCGGCATTGCGCTACACGTCTGGACGATTAAGGGCTATTTCGAAACCATCGATGGGTCACTGGAAGAGGCCGCCGCGCTGGATGGCGCAACGCCGTGGCAAGCGTTCCGGCTGGTGCTGCTGCCGTTGTCGGTGCCGATTCTGGCGGTGGTGTTTATTCTGGCGTTTATCGCTGCAGTAACTGAAGTGCCGGTGGCCTCGCTGCTGCTGCGCGACGTCAACAGCTATACCCTGGCGGTGGGGATGCAGCAGTACCTCAATCCGCAGAACTACCTGTGGGGGGATTTTGCCGCGGCGGCGGTGCTCTCCGCGATTCCGATCACCCTGGTTTTCCTGCTGGCACAGCGCTGGCTGGTCAGCGGATTAACCGCGGGCGGGGTGAAAGGCTAG
- a CDS encoding TetR/AcrR family transcriptional regulator, giving the protein MTVEKTPRKRLSREARRRQLSDVAWQIMQTEGSEALTLARVGDAAGVSKPVVYDHFTTRHGLLAALYDDFDRRQSERMNAAMDAAPMQLPEKADVLAACYVDCVMTEGREIPELLSALSTSPELAAVKRHYQLDFIARCQRWLAPFAGSSGIAEAGMWGLLGGADAIAGAVARGDISKPEGQQAIAAMVMALVAGSLASEAD; this is encoded by the coding sequence ATGACCGTAGAAAAAACACCCCGTAAGCGTCTGTCACGTGAGGCCCGACGCAGGCAGTTGTCAGACGTCGCGTGGCAGATAATGCAGACGGAAGGCAGCGAGGCGCTGACGCTGGCGCGGGTCGGCGACGCGGCAGGCGTCAGTAAACCGGTGGTGTATGACCATTTCACTACCCGTCATGGGCTGCTGGCGGCGTTGTATGACGATTTTGATCGCCGCCAGAGCGAGCGGATGAATGCGGCGATGGATGCCGCGCCGATGCAATTACCAGAAAAAGCGGACGTGCTCGCGGCCTGTTATGTCGATTGTGTGATGACGGAGGGGCGCGAAATACCCGAACTGCTGTCCGCGCTCAGTACCTCACCGGAACTGGCCGCCGTCAAACGCCACTATCAGCTCGATTTTATTGCCCGCTGTCAGCGCTGGCTTGCGCCTTTTGCTGGCAGCAGCGGTATTGCGGAAGCCGGCATGTGGGGGCTGCTGGGGGGCGCGGATGCCATCGCAGGCGCGGTGGCACGCGGCGATATCAGCAAGCCTGAAGGTCAGCAGGCGATAGCGGCTATGGTGATGGCGCTAGTGGCGGGCAGTCTGGCGTCAGAAGCGGATTAG
- a CDS encoding NAD(P)H-dependent oxidoreductase encodes MHALIVTSHPNQDAHSHHVADQLAQGIISTGHHTVEKADLAAEGFDPRFTLDDHRRFNGQAMASPEVLAEQQRLDRADALVLVYPIYWWSFPAQLKGWIDRVFIQDWAFSEQDGRVIKRLGHLPVHLLAIGAADTRTFVRRGYFTSMRNQIENGIFDYCGAPVVTSELLLIGDEGYPESHYQLAQALGQRLFAHQEKHDRRKNTP; translated from the coding sequence ATGCATGCACTCATAGTGACTTCCCATCCTAATCAGGATGCGCATTCCCACCACGTGGCGGACCAGCTGGCGCAGGGCATAATCTCGACAGGGCACCACACGGTTGAAAAGGCGGATCTGGCGGCAGAAGGGTTTGATCCACGCTTCACGCTCGATGATCATCGACGTTTCAACGGTCAGGCTATGGCATCGCCCGAAGTGCTGGCGGAACAGCAGCGACTGGACCGCGCCGATGCGCTGGTACTGGTCTATCCGATTTACTGGTGGTCATTCCCGGCACAGCTCAAAGGCTGGATCGACCGGGTGTTTATCCAGGACTGGGCCTTCAGCGAACAGGATGGCCGGGTAATTAAACGCCTTGGCCATCTGCCTGTGCATCTGCTGGCCATTGGCGCGGCGGACACCCGAACCTTTGTGCGGCGCGGCTATTTCACCAGCATGCGTAATCAGATTGAAAACGGCATCTTTGACTACTGCGGTGCGCCGGTGGTGACCAGTGAGCTGTTACTGATCGGCGATGAAGGTTATCCTGAGTCGCACTATCAGCTGGCGCAGGCTCTGGGCCAGCGTCTGTTCGCCCATCAGGAAAAACATGACCGTAGAAAAAACACCCCGTAA
- a CDS encoding iron-containing alcohol dehydrogenase family protein encodes MFRVMSPKGYLQRPGLRSEVGEIIRPLTSHIHILTSPHAWQAVNPALTISLEQAGIRWQLDMLTGECTDAAIASLQQRVQTHGATLILAVGGGRVLDCAKAVNDALPDVRLVNFATLAATCAAWSPLAIIYNKQGGHLRSQPLNAMPEWILVDSEVIAHSDVRYLRSGIVDALAKWFEFEPYQRQTPHRMALDLKVAAAWQAVTVLRQWGETAVADNLAQQVTPALEKVIEANIVLAGLANSIQDAMATPGFAHVIHDRLTHQPELHHWLHGEKVGFSLLIQSWIEQQGKQVEPELLSLLRRFHSPLTLPAAIDADTVHQIAQQIHFPAASLAHLPFTFDPHQLEKALLATAAFKP; translated from the coding sequence ATGTTTCGTGTAATGTCGCCAAAAGGCTATCTGCAACGGCCAGGACTCCGGTCTGAAGTGGGTGAGATTATCCGGCCGCTGACCTCGCATATACATATCCTCACCTCGCCGCACGCCTGGCAGGCGGTGAATCCGGCACTGACCATCAGCCTGGAACAGGCAGGCATTCGCTGGCAGCTCGACATGCTGACCGGTGAATGCACCGATGCGGCGATAGCTTCACTGCAACAGCGGGTGCAGACGCACGGAGCCACCCTGATTCTGGCCGTCGGGGGCGGGCGGGTGCTGGACTGTGCCAAAGCGGTCAATGATGCCCTGCCGGATGTGCGGCTGGTCAACTTCGCTACGCTGGCTGCCACCTGCGCAGCCTGGTCTCCGCTGGCAATTATTTATAACAAGCAGGGCGGGCATCTTCGCAGTCAGCCACTTAACGCCATGCCGGAATGGATTCTGGTGGACAGTGAAGTGATTGCCCATAGCGACGTCCGCTACCTGCGATCCGGTATTGTGGACGCGCTGGCGAAATGGTTTGAGTTTGAACCTTATCAGCGACAGACGCCGCACCGGATGGCGCTGGATCTTAAAGTCGCCGCCGCCTGGCAGGCGGTGACGGTGCTGAGACAGTGGGGTGAAACGGCGGTGGCCGATAACCTAGCGCAACAGGTCACCCCGGCGCTGGAGAAGGTGATTGAAGCCAATATTGTACTGGCAGGGCTGGCGAACAGTATTCAGGACGCAATGGCGACGCCCGGCTTTGCCCATGTTATCCACGACCGTCTGACGCACCAGCCAGAACTGCATCACTGGCTGCACGGCGAAAAGGTCGGTTTCAGCCTGCTGATCCAGTCCTGGATTGAACAGCAGGGCAAACAGGTCGAGCCGGAACTGCTGTCGCTGCTGCGCCGTTTCCACTCGCCCCTGACGCTACCTGCGGCTATCGACGCCGACACCGTGCATCAAATCGCGCAGCAAATCCACTTTCCCGCCGCCAGCCTGGCGCATCTTCCCTTTACGTTTGACCCTCATCAACTGGAGAAGGCTCTGCTGGCGACGGCCGCGTTTAAACCGTAA
- a CDS encoding methionine ABC transporter permease — MRSMSSDRFQELLLNATGETLYMVLLAALFTVAIGLPVGVLLFLTRPQGILPNRAISLLLNALVNTGRALPFVVLLIALIPFTRLLVGTTLGSTAAIVPITLGAFPFFARIVENALDEVDRGRIEAVVSMGGTLWHIVSRVLLPEALPALVAGITLTIVMLIGFSAMAGVVGGGGLGDLAIRYGYQRFDNQIMAATIVVLLALVMLIQKLGDRLVRSLAYRR, encoded by the coding sequence ATGCGTAGCATGAGTAGCGATCGGTTTCAGGAACTGCTGTTGAACGCCACAGGCGAAACGTTATATATGGTGCTGCTGGCGGCACTCTTTACGGTAGCGATAGGTTTACCGGTGGGCGTGCTGCTGTTCCTGACCCGTCCCCAGGGCATTCTGCCTAACCGCGCGATTTCACTACTGCTCAATGCGCTGGTCAATACTGGGCGCGCGCTGCCGTTTGTGGTGCTGCTAATCGCACTGATCCCTTTTACCCGCCTGCTGGTCGGCACCACGCTCGGCAGTACCGCCGCGATTGTCCCGATTACGCTGGGCGCCTTTCCCTTTTTTGCCCGCATCGTGGAGAACGCGCTGGATGAGGTCGATCGCGGCCGCATTGAGGCGGTAGTCTCAATGGGCGGCACGTTGTGGCATATCGTCAGCCGCGTATTGCTGCCGGAAGCACTCCCTGCGCTGGTGGCGGGCATTACCCTGACTATTGTGATGCTGATTGGCTTCTCGGCGATGGCGGGTGTGGTCGGCGGCGGCGGACTAGGCGATCTGGCGATTCGCTACGGCTATCAGCGCTTCGATAACCAGATCATGGCGGCCACCATTGTGGTGCTGCTGGCGCTGGTGATGCTGATTCAGAAACTCGGTGACCGCCTGGTGCGTTCGCTGGCTTATCGGCGTTAA
- a CDS encoding methionine ABC transporter ATP-binding protein, whose product MIKLSHLSKHYAGAPAPALDDISLTIEEGTIFGILGRSGAGKSTLLRCLNRLESPSSGRIEIDGQDLATLSLAQLRQQRQQMGMIFQHFNLLHSRNVQDNVDLALEIAGVPKAARRQRVTSLLKLVGLESFAAAWPSQLSGGQKQRVGIARALAARPRYLLCDEATSALDPETTTSILDLLADIQQQLNITVVLITHEMAVVKRICDGAALLENGQLVESGTLSQIMGREEGRLRKMLLKDGEADRAFIEKYQREALTRCVA is encoded by the coding sequence ATGATTAAGCTCAGTCATCTCAGCAAACACTACGCTGGCGCACCTGCGCCAGCGTTAGACGATATCTCTCTGACCATCGAAGAGGGCACCATCTTTGGTATCCTGGGCCGGAGCGGGGCGGGCAAAAGTACGCTGCTGCGCTGCCTGAACCGGCTGGAGAGTCCTTCCAGCGGGCGGATTGAGATAGATGGTCAGGATCTCGCCACATTGAGCCTGGCGCAGCTGCGTCAGCAGCGCCAGCAGATGGGGATGATCTTCCAGCACTTCAATCTGCTGCATTCCCGTAACGTGCAGGACAATGTCGATCTGGCGCTGGAGATTGCGGGTGTGCCTAAGGCGGCGCGCCGCCAGCGGGTCACCTCGCTGCTGAAACTGGTGGGGCTGGAGTCCTTTGCGGCCGCCTGGCCGTCGCAGCTCTCAGGTGGACAGAAACAGCGCGTCGGCATTGCCCGCGCGCTGGCCGCCCGACCGCGTTATCTGCTGTGCGATGAGGCGACCAGCGCGCTGGACCCCGAAACCACCACCTCGATTCTCGATCTGCTGGCCGATATTCAGCAGCAGCTCAATATCACAGTTGTGTTGATTACCCATGAAATGGCGGTAGTAAAGCGTATCTGTGACGGTGCGGCGCTGCTGGAGAATGGCCAGCTGGTCGAGAGCGGAACGCTGAGCCAGATTATGGGACGCGAAGAGGGACGCCTGCGCAAAATGCTGCTGAAGGATGGCGAAGCGGACCGGGCGTTTATTGAAAAATATCAGCGAGAGGCATTAACCCGATGCGTAGCATGA
- a CDS encoding MetQ/NlpA family ABC transporter substrate-binding protein, with the protein MIKKRFLVLAGLSLLIAQSLQAAPLRVAADPLPHAEILEYVKTLDPKLDIKIVELSGGVNANELLASGDVDANYFQHLPYLKDQEKALGKTFAVVASVHIEPLGIYSRKVKSLAALPEGASIAVPNNTTNLSRALWLLQDKGVIKLNAQGEAGSTLVTPKDISENPKKIKIVEIESPQLPRSLDDVDAAIINGNYALEAGLNPAKDALGLESAAHNPYANLLVTTPELAKDPRVIQLAKDLRSPQVAEFIRKTYQGSVIPVADQQHD; encoded by the coding sequence ATGATTAAAAAGCGCTTTCTGGTTCTGGCTGGTCTTTCACTGCTGATTGCTCAAAGTTTACAGGCGGCACCGCTGCGCGTGGCGGCCGATCCGCTGCCGCATGCGGAAATCCTTGAGTATGTCAAAACTCTGGATCCGAAACTGGATATCAAAATTGTTGAGCTGAGCGGGGGCGTGAATGCCAATGAACTGCTGGCATCCGGGGATGTCGATGCCAACTACTTCCAGCATCTGCCTTATTTAAAAGATCAGGAGAAAGCGCTGGGAAAAACCTTTGCCGTGGTCGCCAGTGTGCATATTGAGCCGCTGGGGATCTACTCGCGTAAGGTGAAATCGCTGGCAGCGTTGCCAGAGGGCGCAAGCATTGCCGTGCCGAACAACACCACCAACCTGAGCCGCGCACTCTGGCTGTTGCAGGACAAAGGGGTGATTAAACTTAACGCGCAGGGCGAGGCGGGTTCGACGCTGGTGACGCCGAAAGATATCAGTGAAAACCCGAAGAAAATTAAAATTGTTGAGATCGAATCACCGCAGCTGCCACGGTCACTGGATGACGTTGATGCCGCCATTATCAACGGCAACTATGCCCTGGAAGCGGGTCTGAATCCGGCAAAAGATGCGCTGGGGCTGGAGTCCGCGGCGCATAACCCTTACGCCAACCTGCTGGTGACCACGCCTGAACTGGCGAAAGATCCGCGAGTGATTCAGCTGGCGAAAGATCTGCGCTCGCCGCAGGTGGCAGAGTTCATCCGTAAAACCTATCAGGGCTCTGTGATTCCGGTTGCGGACCAGCAGCATGATTAA